A window of the Streptomyces finlayi genome harbors these coding sequences:
- a CDS encoding DUF488 domain-containing protein yields the protein MGKRSVRVRRVYEPLEDEDEDGVRVLVDRLWPRGESKAEAAIDMWLKDVTPSKELRSWYHQDPGSRYDGFVDRYRAELTDPAHTEAVGELVALLREGGPVTLVTAVKDVAHSHVPVLVDHLEHELAGR from the coding sequence GTGGGCAAGCGTTCCGTACGCGTACGACGGGTGTACGAGCCGCTGGAGGACGAGGACGAGGACGGGGTACGGGTGCTCGTCGACCGGCTCTGGCCGCGCGGGGAGAGCAAGGCGGAGGCCGCGATCGACATGTGGCTGAAGGACGTCACCCCGTCGAAGGAACTGCGCTCCTGGTACCACCAGGACCCCGGTTCCCGCTACGACGGCTTCGTCGACCGCTACCGCGCCGAGCTGACGGACCCCGCCCACACCGAGGCGGTCGGTGAGCTGGTCGCCCTGTTGCGCGAGGGCGGCCCGGTGACGCTGGTGACGGCGGTGAAGGACGTCGCGCACAGCCATGTCCCGGTGCTCGTGGACCATCTGGAGCACGAGCTGGCGGGGCGCTGA
- the tsaB gene encoding tRNA (adenosine(37)-N6)-threonylcarbamoyltransferase complex dimerization subunit type 1 TsaB, whose amino-acid sequence MLLLAVDTATPAVTVALHDGSAVVAATSQVDARRHGELLLPAVDRVLSEAGLELDAVTGLVVGVGPGPYTGLRVGLVTAAAFASALSLPVYGVCTLDGLAYAAGLAGLQGPFAVATDARRKEVYWARYEDFRTRTGDPAVDRPADIAEQLAGLPVVGAGAVLYPEAFPDAREPEHVSAGALAALAAERLAAGQELLPPQPLYLRRPDAQVPKNYKVVTPK is encoded by the coding sequence GTGCTCCTGCTCGCAGTGGATACCGCCACCCCCGCCGTCACCGTCGCCCTGCACGACGGCTCAGCCGTCGTCGCCGCGACGAGCCAGGTCGATGCCCGGAGGCACGGCGAACTGCTGCTGCCCGCCGTCGACCGGGTCCTGTCCGAAGCCGGTCTGGAACTCGATGCCGTCACCGGCCTGGTCGTGGGCGTCGGCCCCGGTCCGTACACCGGCCTCCGCGTCGGTCTCGTGACGGCGGCCGCCTTCGCCTCCGCGCTCTCCCTCCCCGTGTACGGCGTGTGCACCCTGGACGGTCTCGCGTACGCCGCCGGGCTCGCCGGCCTCCAGGGGCCGTTCGCCGTCGCGACGGACGCCCGCCGTAAGGAGGTCTACTGGGCGAGGTACGAGGACTTCCGTACCCGCACAGGTGACCCCGCGGTGGACCGGCCCGCCGACATCGCCGAACAGCTCGCGGGCCTGCCCGTCGTCGGGGCGGGCGCGGTGCTCTATCCGGAGGCGTTCCCCGACGCCCGGGAGCCCGAACACGTCTCGGCGGGCGCACTGGCGGCCCTCGCCGCCGAACGCCTCGCGGCAGGGCAGGAACTGCTCCCGCCGCAGCCGCTCTATCTGCGCAGGCCCGACGCCCAGGTGCCGAAGAACTACAAGGTGGTCACCCCGAAGTGA
- the tsaD gene encoding tRNA (adenosine(37)-N6)-threonylcarbamoyltransferase complex transferase subunit TsaD, which translates to MADEPLVLGIETSCDETGVGIVRGTTLLADAVASSVDTHARYGGVVPEIASRAHLEAMVPTIERALKDAGISARDLDGIAVTAGPGLAGALLVGVSAAKAYAYALNKPLYGVNHLASHICVDQLEHGPLPEPTMALLVSGGHSSLLLAPDITNDVRPLGATIDDAAGEAFDKIARVLNLGFPGGPVIDRLAKEGDPKAIAFPRGLSGSRDPAYDFSFSGLKTSVARWIEAKRAAGEEVPVRDVAASFQEAVVDVLTRKAVRACKDEGVGHLMIGGGVAANSRLRTLAQERCERAGIRLRVPRPGLCTDNGAMVAALGAEMVARNRPASDLELSADSSLPVTETHVPGVHTHGHDHVHEISKDNLYS; encoded by the coding sequence ATGGCTGACGAACCGCTCGTACTCGGCATCGAGACCTCCTGCGACGAGACCGGGGTCGGCATCGTGCGCGGCACGACCCTGCTCGCGGACGCCGTCGCCTCCAGCGTCGACACGCACGCCCGGTACGGCGGTGTCGTGCCGGAGATCGCCTCCCGCGCCCATCTGGAAGCGATGGTCCCGACCATCGAGCGCGCCCTGAAGGACGCCGGGATCAGCGCCCGCGACCTCGACGGCATCGCGGTCACGGCCGGGCCCGGGCTCGCGGGCGCGCTGCTCGTCGGCGTCTCGGCGGCCAAGGCGTACGCGTACGCCCTGAACAAGCCGCTCTACGGGGTGAACCACCTCGCCTCGCACATCTGCGTCGACCAGCTGGAGCACGGCCCGCTCCCCGAGCCGACGATGGCGCTGCTGGTCAGCGGCGGTCACTCCTCGCTGCTGCTCGCGCCCGACATCACCAATGACGTACGGCCGCTGGGCGCGACGATCGACGACGCGGCGGGTGAGGCGTTCGACAAGATCGCCCGGGTGCTGAACCTCGGATTCCCCGGCGGCCCGGTCATCGACCGGCTGGCGAAGGAGGGCGACCCCAAGGCCATCGCGTTCCCGCGCGGTCTGAGCGGTTCGCGCGACCCCGCGTACGACTTCTCCTTCTCCGGGCTCAAGACGTCCGTGGCGCGCTGGATCGAGGCGAAGCGGGCGGCGGGCGAGGAGGTGCCGGTACGGGATGTGGCGGCGTCCTTCCAGGAGGCCGTCGTGGACGTGCTCACCCGTAAGGCGGTCCGGGCCTGCAAGGACGAGGGCGTCGGCCATCTGATGATCGGTGGCGGTGTCGCGGCCAACTCGCGGCTGCGGACCCTGGCCCAGGAGCGGTGCGAGCGGGCCGGTATCCGGCTGCGGGTGCCCAGACCCGGACTCTGCACGGACAACGGGGCGATGGTCGCCGCGCTGGGCGCCGAGATGGTGGCCCGCAACCGGCCTGCCTCGGACCTGGAACTGTCGGCCGACTCCTCGCTGCCGGTGACGGAGACCCACGTGCCGGGTGTCCACACCCACGGCCACGACCACGTGCACGAGATCAGCAAGGACAACCTCTACTCATGA
- a CDS encoding YciI family protein, with the protein MPRYLTMVRIDENNAPAEGPSEALMQRMGALLEEMTKAGVLLDTAGLTPTAQGTRVTWSNGEFTVTDGPFTETKEVIGGYAIIQAKDKAEILEWTKRFLAVHEAHWTVTSEIREIAEG; encoded by the coding sequence GTGCCGCGCTACCTGACGATGGTTCGTATCGACGAGAACAACGCCCCGGCCGAGGGCCCCAGCGAAGCGCTGATGCAGCGCATGGGCGCCCTGCTCGAGGAGATGACGAAGGCCGGCGTCCTGCTGGACACGGCCGGGCTCACCCCGACCGCGCAGGGCACCAGGGTCACCTGGTCCAACGGCGAGTTCACCGTCACCGACGGGCCGTTCACCGAGACGAAGGAAGTCATCGGCGGCTACGCGATCATCCAGGCCAAGGACAAGGCCGAGATCCTGGAGTGGACCAAGCGGTTCCTCGCCGTCCACGAGGCGCACTGGACCGTGACCTCCGAGATCCGCGAGATCGCCGAAGGCTGA
- the tsaE gene encoding tRNA (adenosine(37)-N6)-threonylcarbamoyltransferase complex ATPase subunit type 1 TsaE, with translation MEAVQKSPVAESPAPGTVTLAVAVESPEQMQELGRRIAGVLAAGDLVMLTGELGAGKTTLTRGLGEGLGVRGAVTSPTFVIARVHPSLVGGPSLVHVDAYRLGGGLDEMEDLDLDVSLPDSVVVVEWGDGKVEELSDDRLRVLIDRAVGDTDDERRTVTLLGIGPRWAGLRADLAPEG, from the coding sequence ATGGAAGCAGTGCAGAAAAGCCCGGTGGCGGAGTCCCCCGCACCCGGCACCGTCACCCTGGCTGTGGCCGTCGAGTCACCCGAACAGATGCAGGAGCTGGGCCGCCGGATCGCCGGTGTGCTGGCCGCCGGTGACCTGGTGATGCTCACCGGCGAGCTGGGCGCAGGGAAGACGACGCTCACCCGGGGGCTCGGCGAGGGGCTCGGGGTGCGGGGAGCCGTCACGTCGCCCACCTTCGTGATCGCCCGTGTGCATCCCTCGCTGGTCGGCGGCCCCTCGCTGGTCCACGTCGACGCGTACCGCCTGGGCGGTGGGCTCGACGAGATGGAGGACCTGGACCTCGATGTCTCGCTGCCGGATTCGGTGGTGGTCGTTGAGTGGGGCGACGGCAAGGTCGAGGAACTGTCGGACGACCGGCTGCGGGTGCTGATCGACCGCGCTGTCGGTGACACGGACGACGAGCGGCGCACGGTGACGCTGCTGGGCATCGGCCCGCGCTGGGCCGGGCTGCGGGCGGATCTGGCTCCGGAGGGGTAG
- the alr gene encoding alanine racemase: MNETATLRARAEIDLAALRANVRALRARAAGAQLMAVVKSDAYGHGAVPCARAALEAGATWLGTATPQEALALRTAGLDGRVMCWLWTPGGPWREAIEADIDVSVSGMWALREVVEAAAGAGMVARIQLKADTGLGRNGCQPADWPELVSAARAAEEAGTVRITGLWSHFACADEPGHPSIASQLEVFRDLVAYAEKAGVRPEVRHMANSPATLTVPESHFDLVRTGIAMYGISPSPELGTPADFGLRPVMTLAASVALVKQVPAGHGVSYGHHYTTPAGTTLGLVPVGYADGIPRHASGRGPVLVGGRRRTVAGRVAMDQFVVDLEGDEPEPGAEAVLFGPGDRGEPSAEDWAVAADTIAYEIVTRIGSRVPRVHLNR, translated from the coding sequence ATGAACGAGACAGCGACCCTGAGAGCCCGTGCAGAGATCGACCTCGCGGCACTGCGCGCCAACGTGCGCGCCCTGCGTGCGCGGGCGGCCGGTGCCCAGCTCATGGCCGTCGTGAAGTCCGACGCGTACGGACACGGTGCGGTGCCCTGTGCCAGGGCCGCGCTCGAAGCGGGTGCGACCTGGCTGGGCACCGCCACCCCGCAGGAGGCACTGGCCCTGCGGACGGCCGGGCTCGACGGCCGGGTGATGTGCTGGCTGTGGACGCCGGGCGGCCCGTGGCGCGAGGCGATCGAGGCCGACATCGACGTGTCGGTCAGCGGCATGTGGGCGCTGCGGGAGGTCGTCGAGGCGGCGGCCGGCGCCGGGATGGTGGCCCGCATCCAGCTGAAGGCCGACACCGGCCTCGGGCGCAACGGCTGCCAGCCCGCCGACTGGCCGGAACTGGTCTCGGCGGCCCGCGCCGCAGAGGAGGCCGGCACGGTCAGGATCACCGGCCTCTGGTCGCACTTCGCCTGCGCGGACGAACCCGGGCACCCGTCGATCGCGTCCCAGCTGGAGGTGTTCCGGGACCTGGTGGCGTACGCCGAGAAGGCGGGCGTCCGGCCCGAGGTCCGGCACATGGCGAACTCCCCGGCGACCCTCACGGTCCCCGAGTCCCACTTCGACCTCGTACGGACCGGGATCGCCATGTACGGCATCTCGCCCAGCCCCGAGCTGGGCACGCCGGCCGATTTCGGTCTGCGCCCGGTGATGACGCTCGCCGCTTCGGTCGCCCTGGTCAAGCAGGTGCCCGCGGGCCACGGCGTCAGCTACGGGCACCACTACACGACGCCCGCCGGGACGACCCTGGGTCTGGTGCCCGTCGGATACGCGGACGGAATCCCGCGCCACGCCTCGGGCCGGGGCCCGGTCCTCGTCGGGGGCCGGCGCCGCACGGTCGCGGGGCGGGTCGCCATGGACCAGTTCGTGGTCGACCTGGAGGGCGACGAGCCCGAGCCGGGTGCGGAGGCGGTGCTGTTCGGGCCGGGGGACCGGGGTGAGCCGAGTGCCGAGGACTGGGCGGTGGCGGCGGACACCATCGCGTACGAGATCGTCACGCGCATCGGGTCCCGGGTGCCGCGCGTCCATCTGAACCGGTAG
- a CDS encoding holo-ACP synthase, translated as MIIGVGIDVAEIERFGAALERTPQMAERLFLESELTLPSGERRGIASLAARFAAKEAVAKALGAPGNLHWADAEVYVEESGQPRLRVRGTVAARAAELGVRHWHVSLSHDAGVASAVVIAEG; from the coding sequence GTGATCATTGGGGTCGGGATCGATGTGGCCGAGATCGAGCGCTTCGGCGCCGCGCTGGAGCGTACGCCCCAGATGGCCGAACGGCTCTTCCTGGAAAGCGAGTTGACGCTGCCCAGCGGCGAGCGGCGCGGGATCGCCTCGCTCGCCGCCAGGTTCGCCGCCAAGGAGGCCGTCGCCAAGGCGCTCGGCGCGCCCGGCAATCTCCACTGGGCGGACGCAGAGGTGTACGTCGAGGAGAGCGGGCAGCCCCGGCTGCGGGTCCGGGGCACGGTCGCCGCGCGCGCGGCCGAGCTCGGGGTGCGGCACTGGCACGTCTCCCTCAGTCACGACGCGGGGGTGGCGTCGGCCGTGGTGATCGCGGAGGGTTGA
- the rimI gene encoding ribosomal protein S18-alanine N-acetyltransferase — translation MRWWDIDPVLELEHELFPEDAWSAGMFWSELAHARGPGATRRYVVAEEPATGRIVGYAGLAAAGDLGDVQTIGVTRDHWGGGLGFELLTDLLKHATAFECSAVLLEVRVDNTRAQKLYERFGFEPIGFRRGYYQPGNIDALVMRLHVQEHGQEPGQEHGQETETD, via the coding sequence ATGCGCTGGTGGGACATCGATCCGGTGCTGGAGCTCGAACACGAGCTGTTCCCGGAGGACGCCTGGTCGGCCGGGATGTTCTGGTCGGAGCTGGCCCACGCCCGCGGTCCCGGCGCCACCCGTCGTTATGTCGTCGCCGAGGAACCGGCCACCGGCCGGATCGTCGGATACGCGGGCCTGGCGGCCGCCGGTGACCTCGGGGACGTACAGACCATCGGCGTCACCCGCGACCACTGGGGAGGCGGCCTCGGCTTCGAACTCCTCACCGATCTGCTGAAGCACGCCACGGCCTTCGAGTGCTCCGCCGTGCTTCTGGAGGTACGGGTCGACAACACCCGCGCGCAGAAGCTGTACGAGCGCTTCGGCTTCGAGCCGATCGGTTTCCGGCGCGGCTACTACCAGCCGGGCAACATCGACGCGCTCGTCATGCGCCTCCATGTACAAGAGCACGGACAAGAACCCGGTCAAGAGCACGGACAAGAGACTGAGACTGACTGA
- a CDS encoding NAD(P)H-hydrate dehydratase, producing the protein MRTAYSVETVRAAEAALMARLPEGALMRRAAAGLAVACGDLLRRNGRVYGSRVLLLVGSGDNGGDALYAGARLAKRGAGVRALLTAPDKAHPGGLAALRAAGGQVLDGADGLGVVDLVVDGITGIGGRGGLRPEAAALVAAVTAHGHGAPVLAVDLPSGVEADTGQVNGPAVRADATVTFGTYKPGLLIDPAAGRAGALRLVDIGLGPDLPEPPDLEALQYADVAALLPVPGAESDKYRRGVVGVVAGSERYPGAAVLAVAGALRGGAGAVRYVGPGAGAVIARYPETLVHAGPPARAGRVQAWVVGPGLGDGSGAAEAIAGVLAADVPVLVDADGLRQLDAEAVRLRSAPTVLTPHAGEAAALLGVAREEVEEGRLAAVRELAARFRCTVLLKGSTTLVAEARDTPVRVNPTGTSWLATAGSGDVLSGLAGSLLAAGLAPRDAASVGAYLHGLAARRASAGAPVSAQDVADAIPAAWRDVRDG; encoded by the coding sequence ATGCGAACCGCTTACAGCGTGGAGACCGTACGGGCCGCCGAAGCGGCACTGATGGCGCGGCTGCCGGAGGGCGCCCTGATGCGGCGGGCCGCCGCGGGGCTCGCGGTGGCCTGCGGCGATCTGCTGCGGCGCAACGGCAGGGTCTACGGGTCCCGGGTCCTCCTGCTCGTCGGCAGCGGCGACAACGGCGGCGACGCGCTGTACGCCGGGGCACGGCTGGCGAAGCGCGGAGCGGGTGTACGGGCGCTGCTGACCGCGCCGGACAAGGCGCACCCCGGCGGGCTGGCGGCGCTGCGCGCGGCCGGTGGCCAGGTGCTCGACGGTGCGGACGGGCTGGGCGTGGTCGACCTCGTCGTGGACGGCATCACCGGGATCGGCGGCCGTGGCGGGCTGCGCCCGGAGGCGGCGGCCCTGGTGGCGGCCGTCACCGCGCACGGGCACGGGGCGCCCGTCCTCGCCGTGGATCTGCCGAGCGGGGTGGAGGCGGACACCGGACAGGTCAACGGCCCGGCGGTGCGGGCCGACGCGACGGTCACCTTCGGTACGTACAAGCCGGGGCTGCTCATCGACCCGGCCGCCGGACGGGCGGGCGCGCTGCGGCTCGTCGACATCGGACTGGGCCCCGACCTGCCGGAGCCGCCGGACCTGGAAGCGCTCCAGTACGCGGACGTGGCGGCGCTGCTGCCCGTACCGGGCGCCGAGAGCGACAAGTACCGGCGCGGGGTCGTCGGTGTGGTGGCCGGGTCCGAGCGGTATCCGGGGGCGGCGGTGCTCGCGGTCGCCGGAGCGCTGCGGGGCGGCGCGGGGGCCGTGCGGTACGTGGGTCCCGGCGCCGGTGCGGTGATCGCCCGCTACCCGGAGACGCTGGTGCACGCGGGGCCGCCCGCCAGGGCGGGGCGGGTCCAGGCGTGGGTCGTCGGGCCCGGGCTCGGGGACGGGTCCGGGGCGGCCGAGGCGATCGCCGGTGTCCTGGCCGCCGACGTGCCGGTGCTGGTGGACGCGGACGGGCTGCGGCAGCTGGACGCCGAAGCCGTACGGTTGCGCTCGGCGCCCACCGTGCTGACCCCGCACGCCGGGGAGGCCGCTGCGCTGCTCGGCGTGGCGCGCGAGGAGGTCGAGGAGGGCCGGCTCGCCGCCGTGCGGGAACTGGCCGCCCGTTTCCGCTGCACGGTTCTGCTCAAGGGGTCGACGACCCTGGTCGCCGAGGCCCGGGACACGCCCGTACGGGTCAACCCGACCGGCACCTCCTGGCTGGCCACGGCGGGCAGCGGCGACGTGCTCTCCGGTCTGGCCGGCTCGCTGCTGGCCGCGGGCCTCGCCCCGCGCGACGCGGCTTCGGTGGGCGCCTATCTGCACGGGCTGGCGGCGCGCCGGGCATCGGCCGGGGCGCCGGTGTCCGCGCAGGACGTCGCGGACGCCATCCCGGCGGCCTGGCGTGATGTGCGGGACGGCTGA
- a CDS encoding VOC family protein → MQKITTFLWFDNQAEEAANFYVSVFGGDSRILDVTHYGPSAPGEPEGVMTVSFRLADQEYIALNGGPQFPFTEAVSLSVDCADQAEVDRLWEAFTAEGEEGQCGWLKDRYGLSWQIVPKGLTEVLSSPDPAKAERAMKAMLGMRKLDIQALRDA, encoded by the coding sequence ATGCAGAAGATCACCACGTTCCTGTGGTTCGACAACCAGGCGGAGGAGGCGGCGAACTTCTACGTCTCCGTCTTCGGCGGCGACTCGCGGATTCTGGACGTGACCCACTACGGACCGTCCGCCCCGGGAGAGCCGGAGGGGGTCATGACGGTGAGCTTCCGGCTCGCGGACCAGGAGTACATCGCCCTCAACGGCGGTCCGCAGTTCCCCTTCACGGAGGCCGTCTCGCTCTCCGTGGACTGTGCGGACCAGGCCGAGGTGGACCGGCTGTGGGAGGCGTTCACCGCGGAGGGTGAGGAGGGGCAGTGCGGCTGGCTCAAGGACAGGTACGGCCTGTCCTGGCAGATCGTCCCCAAGGGGCTGACCGAGGTGCTGTCCAGCCCGGACCCGGCCAAGGCGGAGCGGGCGATGAAGGCGATGCTCGGCATGCGGAAGCTGGACATCCAGGCGCTCCGGGACGCGTGA
- a CDS encoding RNA polymerase sigma factor, with the protein MTEARSAVEAVFRIESARIIAATARIVRDVGIAEEIAQDALLAALEQWPESGVPDRPGAWLMVTAKRRAIDLVRRKETYARKLAEVGRTLEDVPPPEPADPDRIDDDLLRLIFTSCHPVLSTQARIALTLRLLGGLGTEEIARAFLATETTVAQRVVRAKRTLGRAGVPFEVPYGPDRAARLDSVLEVIYLIFNEGYAATTGDDLLRPALCQDALRLARVLAGLMEKEPEVHGLVALLELQASRAAARTGPDGAPVLLADQNRSRWDRLLIRRGFAALARANEAGGAGPYALQAAIAACHAHAVTYEATDWTVIATLYRRLAALVPSPVVELNRAVAVSMAEGPAAGLVLVDALAAGPELKAYHLLPSVRGDLLERLGRAQEARAEFVRAAELTRNEQERTLLLARADRVSR; encoded by the coding sequence GTGACAGAAGCACGCAGTGCCGTCGAAGCCGTTTTCAGGATCGAATCGGCACGGATCATCGCCGCGACCGCCCGCATCGTGCGCGATGTGGGGATCGCCGAGGAAATCGCGCAGGACGCCCTGCTGGCCGCGCTGGAGCAGTGGCCGGAGTCGGGGGTCCCGGACCGGCCGGGCGCCTGGCTCATGGTCACCGCGAAGCGCCGGGCGATCGACCTCGTACGCCGCAAGGAGACCTACGCGCGCAAACTGGCTGAGGTCGGCCGGACCCTGGAGGACGTACCGCCCCCGGAACCCGCCGACCCCGACCGCATCGACGACGATCTCCTGCGGCTGATCTTCACCTCCTGCCATCCGGTGCTCTCCACGCAGGCCCGGATCGCGCTCACGCTGCGCCTCCTCGGCGGCCTCGGTACCGAGGAGATCGCCCGCGCGTTCCTGGCCACCGAGACGACCGTCGCGCAGCGCGTCGTGCGGGCGAAGCGGACACTGGGCCGGGCGGGTGTCCCCTTCGAGGTGCCGTACGGCCCGGACCGCGCCGCCCGCCTCGACTCCGTGCTCGAAGTGATCTACCTGATCTTCAACGAGGGGTACGCGGCGACCACGGGCGACGATCTGCTGCGTCCGGCCCTCTGCCAGGACGCGCTGCGGCTCGCCCGGGTACTGGCCGGCCTGATGGAGAAGGAGCCCGAGGTCCACGGGCTCGTCGCGCTGCTGGAGCTCCAGGCCTCGCGCGCCGCGGCCCGGACCGGCCCTGACGGTGCGCCGGTACTGCTCGCCGACCAGAACCGGTCGCGCTGGGACCGGCTGCTGATCCGGCGCGGCTTCGCGGCCCTGGCACGGGCGAACGAGGCGGGCGGGGCGGGGCCGTACGCCCTCCAGGCCGCGATCGCCGCCTGTCACGCCCACGCGGTGACGTACGAGGCCACGGACTGGACCGTGATCGCCACGCTGTACCGGCGCCTCGCGGCGCTCGTACCGTCTCCCGTGGTGGAGCTGAACCGGGCGGTCGCGGTGTCCATGGCCGAGGGGCCCGCGGCGGGCCTCGTCCTGGTGGACGCGCTGGCGGCCGGGCCCGAGCTCAAGGCGTACCACCTGCTGCCGAGCGTGCGGGGTGATCTGCTGGAGCGGCTCGGACGGGCGCAGGAGGCGCGGGCGGAGTTCGTACGGGCGGCGGAACTGACCCGTAACGAGCAGGAGAGGACGCTGCTGCTGGCGCGCGCCGACCGGGTGTCGCGATGA
- the glmS gene encoding glutamine--fructose-6-phosphate transaminase (isomerizing), with translation MCGIVGYVGGQSAQDVVVAGLKRLEYRGYDSAGVALLSDGGLAAAKRAGKLVNLEKELMERPLPAGNVGIGHTRWATHGGPTDANAHPHLDNAGRVAVVHNGIIENFAALRGELAERGHDLASETDTEVVAHLLAEGYSGGAGLAEAMRQVCRRLEGAFTLVAVHADEPDTVVGARRNSPLVVGIGQGETFLASDVAAFIAHTRDAVELGQDQVVELTRDGVSVTDFAGRPAETRAYHVDWDASAAEKGGYASFMLKEIADQPKAVADTLLGRVGGEEGALRLDEVRIAPSVLREVDKVVVIACGTAYHAGMIAKYAIEHWTRLPCETELASEFRYRDPILDQRTLVIAISQSGETMDTLMALRHAREQGAKVLAICNTNGSTIPRESDAVLYTHAGPEVAVASTKAFLTQLVACYLVALYLGQVRGTTWADEIRTVVRQLSEMAGAVERVLETMEPVRELARSLVDKDTVLFLGRHVGYPVALEGALKLKELAYMHAEGFAAGELKHGPIALIEDGLPVVVVVPSPRGRSVLHDKMVSNIQEIRARGARTIVIAEEGDEAVVPYADHLIRIPATPTLLQPLVATVPLQVFACELATARGNEVDQPRNLAKSVTVE, from the coding sequence ATGTGCGGAATCGTGGGTTATGTCGGTGGGCAGTCGGCGCAGGACGTCGTGGTCGCGGGTCTCAAGCGCCTTGAGTACCGGGGGTACGACTCGGCGGGAGTGGCCCTCCTCTCGGACGGCGGGCTCGCCGCCGCGAAGAGGGCGGGGAAGCTGGTGAATCTGGAGAAGGAGCTGATGGAGCGGCCGTTGCCGGCCGGGAACGTCGGTATCGGGCACACCCGGTGGGCCACCCACGGGGGGCCGACCGATGCCAATGCCCACCCCCACCTGGACAACGCGGGCCGCGTCGCGGTCGTGCACAACGGGATCATCGAGAACTTCGCCGCGCTGCGGGGCGAACTGGCCGAGCGCGGCCACGACCTGGCGTCCGAGACCGACACCGAGGTGGTGGCCCATCTGCTGGCCGAGGGCTACTCGGGCGGTGCCGGCCTGGCGGAGGCCATGCGGCAGGTGTGCCGGCGGCTCGAAGGCGCCTTCACGCTCGTGGCCGTACACGCCGACGAGCCGGACACGGTGGTCGGCGCCCGGCGGAACTCGCCGCTCGTGGTGGGGATCGGGCAGGGCGAGACCTTCCTCGCCTCCGACGTCGCCGCGTTCATCGCGCACACCCGGGACGCGGTCGAGCTGGGCCAGGACCAGGTCGTGGAGCTGACGAGGGACGGGGTGAGCGTCACCGACTTCGCGGGGCGGCCCGCCGAGACCCGGGCCTACCACGTGGACTGGGACGCCTCCGCTGCCGAGAAGGGCGGCTACGCCTCCTTCATGCTCAAGGAGATCGCCGACCAGCCGAAGGCCGTCGCGGACACGCTCCTCGGGCGGGTCGGCGGGGAGGAGGGTGCGCTGCGGCTCGACGAGGTGCGGATCGCGCCCAGCGTGCTCCGCGAGGTCGACAAGGTCGTCGTCATCGCCTGCGGGACCGCGTACCACGCCGGCATGATCGCCAAGTACGCGATCGAGCACTGGACCCGGCTGCCCTGCGAGACGGAGCTGGCCAGCGAGTTCCGCTACCGCGACCCGATCCTGGACCAGCGGACGCTCGTCATCGCCATCTCGCAGTCCGGCGAGACCATGGACACCCTGATGGCGCTGCGGCACGCCCGTGAGCAGGGGGCGAAGGTGCTCGCCATCTGCAACACGAACGGGTCGACCATCCCCAGGGAATCCGACGCGGTCCTCTACACGCACGCGGGTCCGGAGGTCGCGGTCGCCTCGACGAAGGCGTTCCTTACGCAACTCGTCGCCTGCTACCTCGTCGCCCTGTACCTCGGGCAGGTGCGCGGGACCACGTGGGCGGACGAGATCCGGACGGTCGTACGGCAGCTGTCCGAGATGGCCGGGGCCGTCGAACGGGTGCTGGAGACCATGGAGCCCGTGCGGGAACTGGCACGCTCGCTCGTGGACAAGGACACCGTGCTGTTCCTCGGACGGCACGTCGGCTATCCGGTGGCCCTGGAAGGCGCGCTGAAGCTCAAGGAGCTCGCGTACATGCACGCGGAGGGGTTCGCCGCGGGTGAGCTCAAGCACGGGCCCATCGCGCTGATCGAGGACGGTCTGCCGGTCGTCGTGGTCGTGCCGTCACCCCGTGGGCGCTCGGTGCTGCACGACAAGATGGTGTCGAACATCCAGGAGATCCGGGCCCGCGGGGCGCGCACCATCGTGATCGCCGAGGAGGGTGACGAGGCGGTCGTCCCGTACGCCGACCATCTGATCCGGATCCCCGCTACGCCTACGCTGCTTCAGCCACTGGTCGCCACCGTGCCGTTGCAGGTCTTCGCCTGCGAACTGGCGACGGCCCGCGGCAACGAGGTGGACCAGCCGCGCAACCTGGCGAAGTCGGTGACAGTCGAGTGA